A genomic segment from Candidatus Angelobacter sp. encodes:
- a CDS encoding DUF2075 domain-containing protein, which yields MSGIVTTTGSLRAWYGASIADFIVTSDETVLGQLTANCDFALIPTQRDAWLAEIEILRSQLSCVDGSLFFEFNIPRMGRRVDVVLLIGSVVFPLEFKVGERVFDRASIDQVWDYALDLKNFHEASHNVAIAPILVVTKAAASPEINFYADEDKVYRPVLTNTAGLRGVLELALRAASGSALDAQAWSCASYRPTPTIVEAARALYAQHSVEAIARFDAGAQNLQVTSRRIEELVDEAQVKKQKCICFVTGVPGAGKTLVGLNLATRRREADLPTHAVFLSGNAPLVAVLREALTRDEFSRRKKQGEKIRKGQIGESVKAFIQNVHNFRDEALLDPGRPDEHVVIFDEAQRAWNLKETASFMLRKKKRPGFAHSEPEFLISYMDRHKDWAVIVCLVGGGQEINRGEAGIDAWLSAVNQSFPHWKMFVSSRLTDSEYAAGKALELVRERARTDFDDCLHLAVSMRSFRAENVSAFVKALLDCEKEQARDTFTNLASRYPIALTRNLNAAKQWIRSRARGTERFGLVASSKAMRLKPHAIDIRVSVNPVHYFLNERDDTRSSYYLEDAATEFQVQGLELDWVCVTWDGDFRFNGADWSYHDFRGKRWQKIKNADSKNYLRNAYRVLLTRARQGMIVFIPPGDSSDATRSPVFYDSTFNYLKEIGIPEIS from the coding sequence ATGTCCGGCATAGTCACAACAACGGGATCGTTGCGAGCTTGGTATGGCGCGTCCATTGCCGATTTCATTGTGACGAGTGATGAAACTGTCCTGGGCCAGCTTACCGCAAATTGCGACTTCGCACTGATCCCAACGCAGCGAGATGCATGGCTCGCTGAGATAGAAATCCTCCGCTCGCAACTTAGCTGCGTGGACGGCTCGTTGTTCTTCGAGTTCAACATCCCTCGCATGGGACGGCGCGTTGACGTGGTTCTGCTAATCGGATCGGTCGTGTTCCCGTTGGAGTTCAAAGTCGGTGAGCGAGTGTTTGACCGCGCATCCATTGATCAAGTTTGGGATTACGCGCTGGACCTAAAAAATTTTCATGAAGCCAGTCATAATGTTGCCATTGCTCCAATCCTCGTGGTCACAAAAGCAGCCGCTTCACCGGAGATCAACTTTTACGCTGACGAAGACAAGGTCTATCGCCCCGTCCTGACTAATACCGCCGGTCTGCGCGGTGTCCTGGAATTGGCATTGCGTGCTGCTTCGGGTTCGGCGCTGGACGCGCAGGCGTGGTCTTGTGCTTCCTATCGCCCGACGCCGACGATAGTGGAAGCTGCGCGTGCGTTGTATGCCCAACACTCTGTCGAAGCCATCGCTCGATTCGACGCTGGTGCTCAAAACCTGCAAGTCACCTCCCGTCGCATCGAAGAACTGGTGGATGAAGCTCAGGTCAAAAAGCAAAAATGCATCTGCTTTGTGACAGGTGTGCCGGGCGCAGGAAAGACTCTGGTTGGTCTGAACTTGGCGACGCGCCGGCGTGAGGCTGACCTGCCAACACATGCCGTCTTTCTCTCAGGCAACGCCCCGCTGGTGGCCGTGCTCCGTGAAGCTTTGACACGCGACGAATTCTCGCGACGAAAGAAACAAGGCGAGAAGATTCGAAAGGGCCAGATTGGTGAAAGCGTCAAAGCATTCATTCAAAATGTTCACAACTTTCGCGATGAAGCGTTGCTTGATCCCGGCCGCCCAGACGAGCACGTCGTCATCTTCGACGAAGCGCAGCGAGCTTGGAACTTGAAGGAGACCGCGAGTTTCATGCTGCGGAAAAAGAAACGCCCCGGCTTCGCTCACTCCGAGCCCGAGTTTCTTATTTCCTACATGGACCGACACAAAGATTGGGCCGTGATTGTGTGCCTGGTTGGCGGCGGGCAGGAGATCAACAGGGGGGAAGCCGGGATAGATGCTTGGCTGAGCGCCGTGAATCAAAGCTTTCCACACTGGAAAATGTTTGTCTCTTCCAGACTCACGGACAGTGAATACGCGGCAGGTAAAGCCTTGGAACTTGTCCGCGAACGGGCGCGAACAGACTTCGATGACTGTCTGCATCTCGCTGTCTCAATGCGGTCGTTCAGAGCCGAGAACGTCTCGGCATTTGTCAAAGCCCTGCTCGACTGCGAAAAGGAGCAAGCGCGAGACACGTTCACGAATCTGGCAAGCCGTTATCCAATCGCCCTCACGCGCAATCTGAACGCCGCCAAGCAGTGGATTCGATCTCGCGCGAGGGGAACAGAGCGATTCGGCTTGGTAGCTTCGTCAAAGGCGATGAGGCTTAAACCTCACGCGATTGACATCCGCGTGTCCGTTAATCCGGTGCACTACTTCCTGAATGAGCGCGATGACACGCGATCGAGCTATTACCTCGAAGACGCCGCCACAGAATTTCAAGTGCAGGGTCTGGAACTCGATTGGGTGTGCGTTACGTGGGACGGCGATTTTCGATTCAACGGAGCGGACTGGAGTTATCACGATTTTCGTGGGAAACGCTGGCAGAAAATCAAGAACGCTGACAGCAAGAACTACCTGCGCAATGCCTACCGAGTTCTTCTCACACGAGCGAGGCAAGGCATGATTGTTTTCATTCCTCCCGGCGACTCCAGCGACGCGACGCGTTCGCCAGTGTTTTACGATTCGACATTCAATTACTTGAAGGAAATTGGAATACCCGAAATCTCCTGA
- a CDS encoding type II toxin-antitoxin system HicA family toxin encodes MRLVPVSRQDLIRRLRSLGWSGPHSGAKHQHMVKGNVQLTIPNPHGGREIGVNLLKIILNEAGISRDEWLNAR; translated from the coding sequence ATGAGACTCGTGCCCGTCAGCCGGCAAGATTTGATTCGACGCCTGCGTTCGCTTGGCTGGAGTGGACCGCATTCGGGAGCGAAGCATCAACACATGGTCAAGGGCAATGTCCAGCTTACGATTCCCAATCCGCACGGTGGTCGAGAAATCGGGGTGAACCTGTTGAAGATAATCCTGAACGAGGCTGGAATTTCGCGCGACGAATGGCTCAATGCGCGCTGA
- a CDS encoding type II toxin-antitoxin system HicB family antitoxin encodes MEKYRRQALKLAEISFLSEEEGFAARIPGFRGLIATGQTKREALAELESALADWIDLALKRGLGLPRINQSARELVSAH; translated from the coding sequence ATGGAAAAATATCGGCGACAAGCCCTGAAACTCGCGGAGATTTCGTTCCTCAGTGAGGAGGAGGGTTTTGCCGCACGTATTCCTGGCTTCCGCGGATTGATCGCCACTGGCCAGACCAAAAGGGAAGCGCTTGCCGAGTTGGAATCTGCACTTGCCGATTGGATAGACCTCGCTTTGAAGCGCGGGTTAGGTTTGCCGCGGATCAATCAGTCAGCGCGAGAACTGGTCAGCGCGCATTGA
- a CDS encoding PIN domain-containing protein, producing MKTTVLDASALLAMFFGEPGMEKMRELFHKAADADRPMLISAVNWAEVLYRMERKHGKEGLETARRFEHTMPLDVAPLDRELAESAAHLKNEHDLGLADAFAAALAKSRKAELVTADTEFKPLKKEIEIVWLK from the coding sequence GTGAAAACCACTGTTCTGGACGCCTCCGCGCTCTTGGCGATGTTCTTTGGCGAGCCGGGCATGGAAAAAATGCGCGAGCTTTTCCACAAGGCCGCCGACGCTGACAGGCCCATGCTCATCAGCGCCGTCAACTGGGCGGAAGTGCTTTACCGGATGGAACGGAAGCATGGCAAGGAAGGCCTGGAAACCGCGCGCCGGTTTGAGCACACCATGCCGCTGGACGTTGCCCCGCTCGACCGCGAACTGGCCGAGTCCGCCGCGCACTTGAAGAACGAACACGACCTGGGACTGGCCGACGCCTTTGCCGCAGCGCTGGCCAAAAGCAGGAAGGCCGAGCTCGTCACCGCTGACACGGAATTCAAGCCGCTCAAAAAGGAAATCGAAATCGTCTGGCTGAAATAG